The genome window GATGTTTTTGTCACTTGTCCGCCGATATTTTTTGAAATGACCATCAATTTAAGCGCTTTTCTTGCAGCATAAATAGCTGCCGTGATACCGGCAGGACCCGCTCCGATAATGATAAGGTCATAGATCATGTGTGTCTATAGATAAAGCTTTTTCTTGATCTCTTCTTCGTCAAAACCCGCAATATATGAGCCGTTGATCTCGATGATCGGAACGCCTATGTGTCCGCTTTTTTGTATTATTTCCATTGCGACTTTCTCGTCCGCCGAGACGTCGATCTCTTCAAACTTGATATTGTTATTTTCCAGAAATGTCTTTGCCATAAGGCAATAAGGGCATGTGGGGGAGGTATATACTTTTACGTTCATTTTTTTATTTTATGGTTTAAATATTATTTTTGGCAAAGTCCGCAGAACCGCGTTGATCTTCCGGCAATTTTAATCTTTTTAATCGATCTCGTTTTGCACCTTGCGCAATCATCTTTTTCTTTTCCATAGACCTTAAGATGTTCTGAGAATCGCCCTTTCTTTCCGCTTGCATCCACATAGTCGCTGAAGGTCGTGCCCCTGTTCTTTATGGCAAGATGAAGTATTCCGATGATTGAATTATATAGCATTTCAATATCCATGTCATTAAGGCCTGCCGTGTTCCTGCCGGGCTTGAGTTTCGAGTCAAAGCAGATCTCGTCCGCATAGATGTTGCCGATGCCGGATACCGATCCCTGATCCAGCAAAAATGCCTTCAGCGTCTTTTTTTTATTTTTAATCATAGCTTTGAAATATTCCAAACTGAACTGTTTGTCGAGGGGGTCTATCCCAATCCTTTTCAGAATGAGATCTTTTTCGGGATCGGTTGCCGCAAAAAGCGAACCGAACTTCCGTATATCGTTAAATAACAGTTTCGATCCATCCTTGAAACTGATAATGACTCTCGTATGTTTTGTCGGAATATGTCCGGATCCATAGATCAGCTGGCCGGTCATGCCAAGGCGGACCAGAAGAGAGTTGCCGCCCGAAAGCTCCATAATGAGCAATTTTCCCTTTCTCTTCATGTCTGTAAAATAGTTTTTCTGCAGAATTCTTTTGAAAAGTCCCGCTTCATTTCTGACGGATCTCGGCTCTATAATATCTACAGCTGATATCATTTTTCCGATGAGCATTTTTTTCAGATCTTTTCTGATCGTTTCAACTTCTGGGAGTTCGGGCATGGATATTTATATACGTTATTTATATGCTTTTTCTTTTACCAGTATCTTTATCTTTTTCTTTTCTCCTCTGTTATATCCTCCGGCTTTTCCGTCGGATCTGATGACGCGATGACAGGGGACGGCAGGATCGAAATTTTTCGAAAGAATGTTTCCGACCGCTCTGTATGCTTTCGCCTTACCGGCGAGCCTCGCCACTTCTTTATAGCTCAAAGTTTTCCCTTCGGGTATTTCCGATGTAATACGGAGAACTTCTTTAATAAAATAAGTCCGGTTCATTTGCATGGTAGTTTAGCTCTTATCTCTCAGACAGTATGTTGCGTGATCGATAAGCAGCCGCCATTTTTCGGTTCTTTCAAATTCTACGGACAGATGCAGCTTGGAAAAAACATTTTTCCACTGGGAGTCGCTCATATTCGAATGGGGATGGCCGAAAAATTCCTGATTAAGAATGCTGTCGACGGCGAATGTGACGTATTTCCCTATGTCATTATCAAAAACGTCTTCCATGACGATTATCTTTTCTGAAACTCTTGCAGCTTCGCTCAGGATCCTGATCGGATTCTTTGTGTGGTGCAGGACAAACAGAATAAGCGCTACGTCGAATTGCTTGTTTTTGAACGGGATCGTGTTTCCATCGTAGATCACCGGTCTTATGTCTTCCGCGAGGCTCAGGTTTTTGACATCAATGGCTGTTACCTCGTATCCATCATCCATCAGCGCCTCCGTAACATTGCAGTTCCCGGCGCCTATGTCCAAGACGAGATCTTTCGGGTTCAGATGTTCCTCGATCTCACCGGCCACTTCCCTGGCTCTTTTCATGCTCAAAGCGCGGATCTTTTCGATGATAAACCTGTTTTTGCGCAAAAGATTTGAATTGATCGCCATCGTTTTTTTTAGTTGATTCTGTTTATATCTTAACAAATCCAATGAATAAAGCAAAAAACAAAAACAAGCAAATGTTACTTTGCCTGTTTTTTAGCTGAAAGAATGATATTATGCTCTATTATCTCGTTCTTTCGGAGGTCTTGCTTCGCTGACATTGATCTTTCTTCCGTCGAATTCCTTGCCATTGAACATTTCAATAGCCTTGTCGGCTTCTTCGTCGGTTGAAAATTCAACGAAACCGAAACCTTTTGATCTGCCTGACATTTTGTCCATGATGACGATCGCAGATTCAACATTTCCCGCCTGAGCAAAGCCCGTTTTCAGGGTGTCATCAGTGGTTCCGTATGACAGACCACCAACGTACAATTTTTTTGCCATTTGTTTGTTGTAAATACTTTTTAAACCGTGTAAGACGACCTTTCTTATCAGCTTTCCTTGCTCCGGCTTGTCTTAGGGCCTTTGTATATTTCAACATCGGGCGCAAAGATTCGAACAATTAGAAACAAGAAACAGATTTGAAAATTTTTATAACTTACACTGAAAACATTATATATTATTGTCTGAAAATGTCAAAGAATATTCCGATATATCATTTTGTCCGCAGAAGGTCTTCGGTTATCTCATTCCAGGAATAGACCCTTGATATTTTCTCAGGGAGGCTTTCCGCTCTGTTCCATGGGCTGTCCAGAAGAAAAACTTTCTTAACGGATTGCGCGCATTCTGCGGCATAGTCCATATAGTCTTCCACCATGAAGTCCACGGATGAGTTTTTGCAAATGTCGGATTTATTCTCGCATGCGCCGTGAAGGGAATTCTGGTTCGTGAAAAAGACTTCCGAAAACTTATTGTTGAAAAATCTGTCTATCCAATCCATGGTTTTTTGCGAGATGTCGTTTTGTCTCGAAGTGATGACGACAAGTTCGTGGTCTCTGCTCAGACGGTCGATATTTTCCAAAGAACCCGGCATTGGCCTGATGTCGTCAAAATATTTAGTAGTATAGAATTCATATATTTCTCTGATGGTTCTGTCGGGCGTTCCTCCCCAGATATGATGAACGTGATATGAACGGAACTGTTCTCTGAAGAATGACGTGCCATGTTTCTCATTATGGAACCTTATCAATGCGCTTAGAAAATCAGCAAGAACTTCGTCGAGGTCGATCCCTATTTTCATTTGGTTTATCGCATTAACTTATTAATAATCTTAATTCAGATCGTCATATTCTTTTTTCCATAGAATGTTTCCCTTTTTAAATTCCCTTTTTAGATTCTTTTTAATTTCAATAAGCATGTTTTTTAATTCGGGGAAATTTGAGATCGCTTTATCCGCATAATGTACCATGAATTCCGGATCATCATAGATCTTGTGGCCCGTTTCTGATAGCTGTAAAAGAGTTTCAAGCTTATCAAGTGCCTTTATGTATTTTGCTTCTTTTGTTTTTCCTGATTCGTATTCTTCCCACAGTCCATATACATGCGATCCGGTTTTTTTTGGCGCGAGGTTTCTCAGGTTTTCCATCGCTCTAGCCTCGAGCTTATTTTTGCTTTCTTTTGTTATCTCCCCATTTTTGATTTTGATTGCATCAATGTCGCCGGTTATCGACTCTGCAATGTCATGGACAAGTGCGATTTTGACGGCGCGATCAGTGTCAATATCCAATTTTAATTCTTCTGCAGCCAAAAAGGCCATAAGTGAAAGCCTCCATGAGTGTTCGGCACTGGATTCTTTTCTTCCGGATTTCAACGAGACATATCTGAGGGTTGATTTTAGATTTTCGATCTTATCCAGAAATCTGAAAAGTTTCGCTTGGTCTTTTGAGCTATTTTTTGTCATGCTGTATTTTATTTGCGCATAAAGTTGAATAAATTCGGATTTTTTCAAGATCTGGCTCATTCTTCATTTTTCAGGACTGTGTAATAGGTTGGAAAGGGGGCAAAGAAAATGCCCTTTTTGATGAGTTTCATGCCGGTCAGGCGCTTAATCTTTCCGGGGTTAAGTTTTTGGACGTGGAGTTTTCTGGAGTAAAGGGGATTTCCGTATATTTTCCAGCATTGGATCAGGTTATTCGAACCTCTGAATATTTCCAGGGGATATATGAGGACGCATGTGCCGGTGGGCCTGAGAACTCTTTCGATTTCCTCGAATGTTCTTTTAAGATCGGATATGTGCTCTATGACATGGGAAGAAACGATCTTATCAAATGAATTGTTCTTATAGCCCAGTCCTTTTTCGCTGATGAGGCTGAGCCCTTTTACAGGAGAATTTTCTATGGCTTCTCTGTTAACATCGCATCCATAGACGTTTTCGGAATGACTTCTTAGAAACGAAACGAGATCGCCTTTATTGCATCCGAAGTCGAGGATCACGTCGTCTTGTTTAGGTTTTAATAATTGCAATATCTTTTTTTCATGGATCATGCGGCGAAGCGAAGATGAACCGCTTGTGGTTTCGGAGAATCTGGTGTTGTATAATGCCATCTGTTTCAATTTTATTCGATATTAAACAAATTAATTATATCAAAATTAGGATCTTGTGCAAAGGATTTTGCCTGGAAATCGGAGGCGATAAGCGTGATCGTTCCCGGCTCGTGAGGCACAGGAAATGATCCGCTACGAATATGTTGACAATGAGCATATTATATGATATATTATAGCGTTGTTCATTGAAACAATAAAAAGAAGGAGTATTGAAAAATAAGCGTATTTGAGGCGAAAAGTTCATCATAAGCCAGGGCTTGTGGTCGGCTTCGCGCCTCGAATACAGAAATTGAGGCCAAATTGAAAAAGGAGGATGTTATGGTAAAACAAACACCGGGAATAAGAATTTCCATTTTAGGAAAAGACGGAGAAGAGAATGAGGAATTAACCGAGGCATTAAAAAGACTGATTTGCGGAGAAACTGTAAATATAGAAATATCGGCCGAATTAGCCGTTAAGATCGTGTCAGAAGTTTCAAAGCATTTTATGCATCCGGTTGACGAGATCGGATTAAAAACGAAAATTATGGCGGCGGAAGCAACAAGCGAAGCGAAAAATTGCAAGTGCAATATTTGCATAGTGGCAGGACGGAGCTAGGAGGCAGATCATGGCAAGACTAGGAGAGGGAGACATAACTATGGCTCGTGAGCTGTTGGTCTCCAATAATTCTCATGATAGAGAAAGAGGAATGGTACTGTCTAAGATCATCTTTTCTCAGCGGGCGGGTGCAATGGAAAGTGAGATAACTTGCGCATTGGGTTATTTTGAGATGGGAAATCTCAGGAGCGCGGAAGCGGCAGCCATGGGTGCTCTTATTTGATGCTTCTTCTTTATTTTTTTCCAAGTTTATCGGTATAGGTCTATAAAGTCCGTAAAGTAGAAAGTCTATAAAGTATTACGGATCAATATAAATATTTTATCGGGTAGCCTTAGAAAAGGATATAAATAGGATGTCGAAGACTGTCAGGAGGGCCAAAGGCATCTTGCAGGGTTGGTTTGCTGTTTTTTGTTTTGTCGGAATGAATTGTTTTCACGATGAGCGGAAATAGGAGATTTGATTGACAACACCTGGCTCAAACCCTATCCTTAAGTTGAGGCATATTATTTTATTAAAACTATATTTATGAATAAAACGGAATTGCTGGCGCCGGCGGGAGACTACGGATGTTTTCTCTCGGCGATATCGGCGGGAGCTGATGCCGTGTATTTCGGAGGAAAGAATTTCAGCGCCAGAAGCTCGGCGACAAATTTATCCGATGACGAAATTGCCAAAGCATTCGATTACGCGCACCTCCGGGGTGTGAAATGCTATGTGACGCTCAACACGATCATAAAGGACGCTGAAACGAAGGCGGTCTTTGACTATATAAATTTTCTTTATGAAAAGGGAGCGGACGCGCTTATTATCCAGGATCTCGGAGTTTTGAATATGTGCAAAAAGTATTGGCCGGACCTTGCGCTTCATGCAAGCACGCAGATGACCGCGCACAGCATAAATGATGTTCTAAGGCTGAGAAAAATGGGATTCAAGAGGGTTGTGCTTTCGCGCGAACTGACGCTTTCGGAAATCAGGGAGATCAAGGATAAATGCGATATCGAGATCGAGTGTTTCATTCACGGAGCGCTCTGTTTTTCGTATTCGGGAAAATGTTATTTGAGTTCGACGATCGGCCCCAGGAGCGGGAACAGAGGCCGGTGCGCGCAGCCGTGCCGGAAGAAATACAGTCTGTTTGACAGGGAGAATAACAGGAATCTCGATGAGGCCGGATATCTTCTCAGCACAAAGGACCTTTGTGCTCTGGAGATAACCGATAAATTGAAGTTCATAGATTCTCTGAAGATCGAAGGAAGAATGAAGAGCGCCGAATATGTTGCAAATACTGTTTTAAAGTACAGGAAATACATAGATATGGCGGCTGGAAAAAATGAAGACGAGTTAAAAAAAGACAAGGAAGACCTTGCGGCTATTTTCAATCGGGGCGGATTTTGCAGCGGGTATTATCTTGAAAAAAAATCGAAAGACCTGATTGGAAAAGACCGGTCAAAAAATTTCGGGATACTTGTCGGGGAAGTCATCGAGAAGAAAAGAAATAACCTTATTACTGTCAAAGTTGAGAACGTGAAGGTCAACGACGGACTTGAGATCTGGGGCCGTCTCGGACAGGAAGAGAACGTGGGATTCCGCGTTCCCAAAATCGATAATGGGATCGTCCAGGCGAGACTTACCGGAGATGTCGAGGTGGGTGATCCGGTATATAAGACATTTGACTATGATCTGAACCTTGCGCTTTCAAAATACAATAAAGAGATATATCCCGAAAAGATACCGGTCAGGATATTTTTTGAAGCCAGGCTCGGCAAAAAAATGATATTGAGGATGAACGATGTCGAGGTGCTTGGCAATGAACCGCAGCAGGCTGTGAAAATGTCAACCGGAAAAACAGCTGTGGAAGAACAGCTTGGAAAATTGGGAGGCACGGTGTTTTCTGCGAACTCCGTCAAATGCGTGATCGATGAGGACATCAATATTCCGTTTAAGGATATAAACAATCTCAGA of Candidatus Paceibacterota bacterium contains these proteins:
- a CDS encoding RNA-binding protein, whose translation is MAKKLYVGGLSYGTTDDTLKTGFAQAGNVESAIVIMDKMSGRSKGFGFVEFSTDEEADKAIEMFNGKEFDGRKINVSEARPPKERDNRA
- the mutM gene encoding bifunctional DNA-formamidopyrimidine glycosylase/DNA-(apurinic or apyrimidinic site) lyase; this translates as MPELPEVETIRKDLKKMLIGKMISAVDIIEPRSVRNEAGLFKRILQKNYFTDMKRKGKLLIMELSGGNSLLVRLGMTGQLIYGSGHIPTKHTRVIISFKDGSKLLFNDIRKFGSLFAATDPEKDLILKRIGIDPLDKQFSLEYFKAMIKNKKKTLKAFLLDQGSVSGIGNIYADEICFDSKLKPGRNTAGLNDMDIEMLYNSIIGILHLAIKNRGTTFSDYVDASGKKGRFSEHLKVYGKEKDDCARCKTRSIKKIKIAGRSTRFCGLCQK
- a CDS encoding glutaredoxin family protein yields the protein MNVKVYTSPTCPYCLMAKTFLENNNIKFEEIDVSADEKVAMEIIQKSGHIGVPIIEINGSYIAGFDEEEIKKKLYL
- a CDS encoding class I SAM-dependent methyltransferase, producing MAINSNLLRKNRFIIEKIRALSMKRAREVAGEIEEHLNPKDLVLDIGAGNCNVTEALMDDGYEVTAIDVKNLSLAEDIRPVIYDGNTIPFKNKQFDVALILFVLHHTKNPIRILSEAARVSEKIIVMEDVFDNDIGKYVTFAVDSILNQEFFGHPHSNMSDSQWKNVFSKLHLSVEFERTEKWRLLIDHATYCLRDKS
- a CDS encoding U32 family peptidase codes for the protein MNKTELLAPAGDYGCFLSAISAGADAVYFGGKNFSARSSATNLSDDEIAKAFDYAHLRGVKCYVTLNTIIKDAETKAVFDYINFLYEKGADALIIQDLGVLNMCKKYWPDLALHASTQMTAHSINDVLRLRKMGFKRVVLSRELTLSEIREIKDKCDIEIECFIHGALCFSYSGKCYLSSTIGPRSGNRGRCAQPCRKKYSLFDRENNRNLDEAGYLLSTKDLCALEITDKLKFIDSLKIEGRMKSAEYVANTVLKYRKYIDMAAGKNEDELKKDKEDLAAIFNRGGFCSGYYLEKKSKDLIGKDRSKNFGILVGEVIEKKRNNLITVKVENVKVNDGLEIWGRLGQEENVGFRVPKIDNGIVQARLTGDVEVGDPVYKTFDYDLNLALSKYNKEIYPEKIPVRIFFEARLGKKMILRMNDVEVLGNEPQQAVKMSTGKTAVEEQLGKLGGTVFSANSVKCVIDEDINIPFKDINNLRRAAVSALEEKLIRSHRREKKIYREYRTDEGAAENIFSRKIAVETDDMEILKNLEGKNIYRIYTSLKLDIKRFKKNGTQVFQKLPSIIRAGEKAGVFPDYDGYLVSNLGGLEVLPGEKQKIANYDLNIFNGLSIKEIRDCGFSGFTASIESTLDEINALDKDGMEKEVIVYGRYPAMISEHCVLFDTKHCRRKNIGLKDDQKAVYPIRTDCANCRMEILSEHPIELRRLQEVKADLIRIVHTIETPNRFMKKIDEYIAGKFSGKKNIWTGHFLERVQ
- a CDS encoding MGMT family protein; translated protein: MQMNRTYFIKEVLRITSEIPEGKTLSYKEVARLAGKAKAYRAVGNILSKNFDPAVPCHRVIRSDGKAGGYNRGEKKKIKILVKEKAYK
- a CDS encoding class I SAM-dependent methyltransferase, which codes for MALYNTRFSETTSGSSSLRRMIHEKKILQLLKPKQDDVILDFGCNKGDLVSFLRSHSENVYGCDVNREAIENSPVKGLSLISEKGLGYKNNSFDKIVSSHVIEHISDLKRTFEEIERVLRPTGTCVLIYPLEIFRGSNNLIQCWKIYGNPLYSRKLHVQKLNPGKIKRLTGMKLIKKGIFFAPFPTYYTVLKNEE
- a CDS encoding HD domain-containing protein, which gives rise to MTKNSSKDQAKLFRFLDKIENLKSTLRYVSLKSGRKESSAEHSWRLSLMAFLAAEELKLDIDTDRAVKIALVHDIAESITGDIDAIKIKNGEITKESKNKLEARAMENLRNLAPKKTGSHVYGLWEEYESGKTKEAKYIKALDKLETLLQLSETGHKIYDDPEFMVHYADKAISNFPELKNMLIEIKKNLKREFKKGNILWKKEYDDLN